In a single window of the Anaerocolumna cellulosilytica genome:
- a CDS encoding heavy-metal-associated domain-containing protein, producing the protein MNRLHYNVSGLLNEQIKTQVKNALNNIEGVQNVNVDLGRSTIEVGCKDTISAEVIENSIEKVGCKIQA; encoded by the coding sequence ATGAATCGTTTACACTATAATGTTTCCGGATTGCTCAATGAACAGATTAAAACACAGGTTAAAAATGCTTTAAATAATATTGAAGGTGTTCAGAATGTTAATGTGGATCTTGGTAGAAGCACCATAGAAGTAGGCTGTAAGGATACTATATCGGCAGAGGTAATAGAAAACAGTATAGAAAAGGTTGGTTGTAAAATACAAGCTTAA
- a CDS encoding 2Fe-2S ferredoxin — protein sequence MVNPKYHIFICTSCRVNGVQKGFCFSKDSVDIVQKFMEEVDDRGLSGDVMITNTGCFGICDKGPIAVIYPEGIWYGNLSEDDVEKIIEQHIEGGEPVKDLMI from the coding sequence ATGGTGAATCCAAAATATCATATATTTATCTGTACCAGTTGTAGAGTAAACGGAGTTCAAAAAGGCTTTTGTTTTTCCAAGGATTCTGTAGATATTGTACAAAAATTTATGGAAGAAGTAGATGACAGAGGGCTTTCAGGTGATGTTATGATTACCAACACAGGATGCTTTGGTATTTGCGACAAAGGACCAATAGCTGTAATATATCCGGAAGGAATATGGTATGGTAATCTGTCAGAAGATGATGTTGAAAAAATTATAGAGCAGCACATTGAAGGTGGAGAGCCGGTAAAAGATTTAATGATATGA
- a CDS encoding S8 family peptidase, with amino-acid sequence MKRVGKTDVKLSKVKVGLIPYTIQKIYQEANEIPEGVQLINAPSLWEEGKKGEGVVVAVLDTGAQTTHPELKNRIIGGRNFTSDYSGNVDNYNDNNGHGTHVAGTIAAAEDNAGVLGVAPLVKLLVLKVLKKDGGGTYQGIIDAINYAITWRGANGEKVRVISMSLGGKADVPELHAAVIRAVNNNILVVCAAGNEGDGKHTTDEYSYPGAYVEAISVGAVDLNKKLAPYSNSNENVDLLAPGSNILSTYLNGKYARLSGTSMATPHVSGALALIINKEEKAFGRTLSEAELYAQLIRRTVSLGFNKKNEGNGLLDLSKE; translated from the coding sequence ATGAAAAGAGTCGGTAAAACTGATGTGAAACTGTCAAAGGTGAAAGTAGGATTGATTCCTTATACGATACAAAAGATTTATCAAGAAGCCAATGAAATACCTGAAGGTGTGCAGCTTATCAATGCACCTTCCTTGTGGGAAGAAGGAAAAAAAGGAGAAGGAGTTGTAGTGGCTGTCTTGGATACCGGAGCTCAGACTACACATCCTGAATTGAAAAACAGAATTATTGGCGGAAGAAATTTTACGTCGGATTATAGTGGTAATGTTGATAACTATAATGATAATAATGGTCATGGAACCCACGTAGCCGGTACAATTGCAGCAGCTGAGGATAATGCAGGTGTCTTAGGTGTAGCTCCTCTTGTAAAATTATTGGTGCTAAAGGTTTTAAAAAAAGATGGCGGCGGCACTTATCAGGGTATTATTGATGCAATTAATTATGCCATTACCTGGAGAGGTGCTAATGGCGAAAAAGTAAGAGTTATTTCTATGTCATTAGGTGGAAAGGCGGATGTTCCTGAGCTTCATGCAGCTGTAATCCGAGCAGTAAATAACAATATTTTAGTTGTTTGTGCAGCAGGTAATGAAGGTGATGGGAAGCATACCACGGATGAATATAGTTATCCGGGTGCTTATGTAGAAGCAATATCAGTGGGTGCCGTCGATTTGAACAAGAAATTGGCACCTTACAGTAATTCTAATGAAAATGTAGATCTTTTAGCTCCAGGCAGCAATATTTTATCAACTTATTTAAACGGCAAATATGCAAGATTATCAGGTACGTCTATGGCAACACCGCATGTATCTGGTGCTTTGGCATTAATCATTAATAAAGAAGAAAAGGCTTTTGGAAGAACCTTATCAGAAGCAGAATTATATGCCCAGCTTATAAGAAGAACCGTTTCCTTAGGCTTTAACAAAAAAAATGAAGGGAATGGACTTTTAGATTTAAGTAAAGAATAA
- the nifB gene encoding nitrogenase cofactor biosynthesis protein NifB — protein MRGTLVNLNVNPCKMCMPMGAVTAFYGIKKCMSILHGSQGCSTYIRRHMATHYNEPVDIASSSLTEEGTVYGGEQNLMKGLKNLIAIYEPEVIAVETTCLAETIGEDIERIIDKFYEENTAYQGIEIIPVPSAGYAGTQFEGYMKALYQLVKKVTVPTNKHEKINVVTSLLSPADTRYLKELLDSFSLDYILLPDLSDNLDGVYKPQYEKLPSKGTDIKEVKIMSGSRFTIELSSFTNSNPSVAEYLYDTYGVPYKKCNLPVSLRDNDSLLKLLAALSGMPIPDKLKEDKGRFLDAMVDAHKYNGEARVAVYGEPDFVYSTVRLCVENGIMPILAATGSKCGSFKEMLKVEIQEVADSYFIEEYRILNDVDFQTIEEYSRELEVNVLIGNSDGRRISEKLNIGLVRRSFPIHDRVGGQRLRTIGYSGALSFLDDISNVILSKKETSFRETLYEKYYKGRMDKKDTKSSVLNRKGADQSMVIEVSEAEKTIAEKTATHPCFNCGANDYARMHLPIAPKCNISCNYCVRKYDCPNESRPGVTTQVLNPKEAFIKYKEVKKRVPNLSVIGIAGPGDALANFDEVKETLQLIREQDKNVTFCLSTNGLMLPQYATDLVELGVSHVTITMNAVDPVIGGKIYKYVNFMGVNYFGEAAAAILLSNQLTGIKMLALKGIVCKVNIVMIKGINDTHIPEVVKKVKELGGSITNIMQLIPVKDSVFEDLPLVSNQEIMAMRKRCGETMKQMYHCKQCRADAIGTLGNDVSFEFNACHKTEGINQSGASSENKENNFQVAVATKSGMLVDQHFGQVSEFYVYEYLNGAAIFKERRSIEKYCTGEEECDAKEDKITTIMKVIGDCDAVIAMRIGEAPKTKLMNKGIQVFITYDRIEDSVKKAASQLSKFRLQKH, from the coding sequence ATGAGAGGAACGTTAGTAAATCTGAATGTGAATCCCTGTAAGATGTGTATGCCAATGGGAGCGGTTACCGCTTTTTATGGCATAAAGAAATGTATGTCCATTCTTCATGGTTCCCAAGGCTGCAGCACCTATATCAGACGCCATATGGCAACGCATTACAACGAACCGGTTGATATTGCTTCTTCATCCTTAACGGAGGAGGGTACTGTTTATGGTGGAGAGCAAAATCTGATGAAGGGTTTGAAAAACCTGATAGCCATATACGAACCGGAAGTTATAGCAGTTGAGACCACTTGCCTGGCGGAAACCATTGGTGAGGATATAGAGCGAATTATTGATAAATTCTATGAGGAGAATACGGCATATCAGGGAATTGAAATCATTCCTGTACCTTCCGCAGGTTATGCGGGGACACAATTTGAAGGTTATATGAAAGCACTGTACCAGCTGGTTAAAAAGGTTACCGTGCCAACAAATAAACATGAAAAAATTAATGTAGTTACTAGTCTTTTATCACCGGCGGATACCAGATACTTAAAAGAACTTTTAGACAGCTTTTCTCTTGATTACATATTGCTCCCCGATTTATCAGACAATTTGGACGGAGTATACAAGCCACAATATGAAAAACTCCCTTCAAAAGGTACGGATATTAAAGAAGTTAAAATAATGTCTGGTTCCAGATTCACCATTGAATTATCAAGCTTTACGAATTCTAATCCTTCTGTAGCAGAATATCTTTATGATACTTATGGTGTACCTTATAAAAAATGTAATCTCCCGGTATCATTAAGGGATAATGATTCCTTGCTAAAGCTATTAGCTGCTTTATCCGGCATGCCAATACCAGATAAGTTAAAAGAAGACAAAGGGCGTTTTTTGGATGCCATGGTGGATGCCCATAAATACAATGGAGAAGCAAGGGTTGCGGTATATGGTGAACCTGACTTTGTATATAGTACGGTTCGATTATGCGTGGAGAATGGTATCATGCCCATACTGGCAGCAACCGGGTCAAAATGCGGAAGTTTTAAAGAAATGCTAAAAGTAGAAATACAGGAGGTTGCAGATAGCTATTTTATTGAAGAATATAGAATTCTTAATGATGTGGATTTTCAGACAATTGAAGAATATTCCAGGGAATTGGAAGTGAATGTATTAATCGGAAATTCTGACGGAAGGCGTATCTCCGAAAAACTAAACATTGGTCTTGTGCGCCGTAGCTTTCCGATTCATGACAGAGTAGGTGGCCAAAGGTTGCGTACGATTGGCTATTCGGGGGCATTAAGCTTTTTAGATGATATCTCCAATGTAATCCTTTCTAAGAAAGAAACTAGCTTTCGGGAAACCTTGTATGAAAAGTATTATAAAGGACGAATGGATAAAAAAGATACCAAAAGCAGTGTTTTAAACAGAAAAGGAGCGGATCAAAGTATGGTTATAGAAGTAAGTGAAGCAGAAAAAACAATAGCAGAAAAAACAGCCACTCATCCGTGTTTTAACTGCGGAGCGAACGATTATGCCAGAATGCATCTGCCCATTGCACCAAAATGCAATATTAGCTGTAATTATTGTGTCAGAAAATATGACTGCCCCAATGAAAGCCGCCCGGGTGTTACAACCCAGGTGCTAAATCCCAAAGAAGCATTTATAAAATATAAGGAGGTTAAGAAAAGGGTTCCGAACTTATCGGTTATTGGCATAGCAGGACCCGGTGATGCTCTTGCTAATTTTGATGAAGTTAAGGAAACACTTCAATTAATCAGAGAGCAGGATAAGAATGTAACCTTTTGTCTATCCACGAACGGGCTTATGCTCCCTCAGTATGCTACTGACTTAGTAGAACTTGGTGTATCCCATGTTACTATAACCATGAATGCAGTAGACCCGGTTATTGGAGGGAAAATATATAAATATGTTAACTTTATGGGTGTAAATTATTTTGGTGAAGCTGCTGCCGCCATATTACTGTCAAATCAACTGACAGGTATTAAAATGCTGGCATTAAAAGGAATCGTCTGTAAGGTTAATATTGTTATGATAAAAGGGATAAATGATACCCATATTCCTGAGGTGGTAAAAAAAGTAAAAGAACTGGGAGGTTCTATTACCAATATAATGCAGTTAATACCGGTAAAGGACAGCGTATTCGAAGACCTTCCTCTGGTTAGTAACCAGGAAATCATGGCAATGCGTAAGCGGTGCGGTGAAACTATGAAACAGATGTATCATTGCAAACAATGTCGAGCAGATGCCATTGGTACTCTTGGTAATGATGTCTCCTTCGAATTTAATGCCTGTCATAAGACAGAAGGGATAAATCAAAGTGGGGCTAGTTCTGAGAATAAAGAGAACAATTTTCAAGTGGCTGTAGCAACTAAGAGCGGTATGCTTGTTGACCAGCATTTTGGCCAGGTCTCCGAGTTTTATGTGTATGAATACTTAAACGGCGCTGCCATTTTCAAAGAAAGACGAAGCATTGAAAAGTATTGTACTGGTGAAGAGGAATGTGATGCAAAAGAAGATAAAATTACAACAATTATGAAAGTAATCGGAGACTGCGATGCTGTGATTGCTATGAGAATTGGAGAAGCCCCTAAGACAAAGCTAATGAATAAGGGAATTCAGGTATTTATAACCTACGATAGAATTGAAGATTCTGTGAAAAAAGCGGCATCGCAATTATCTAAGTTCCGGTTGCAAAAACATTAG
- a CDS encoding homocitrate synthase/isopropylmalate synthase family protein, translating into MIRIIDNTLTGFDGNLPSKEELQRFCKLLFTIGVDAVELSMAAYEKLEKLPEEGNYILQIDYVDDMRKYPGFYRYTCRFEQNMEHMIHEVQINDAREIVRLRALQHCKEIRIIGLDDLMSGTYEKSMHEIKKLLPNSRINLCPENTFHCASALAVQWLLQCGSDVTTSFAGLKNNAATEEIIMALRLAVRHKPNRDLTIFPDLTRLFEAISGSRISNKKPVIGRDIFKVEAGIHADGILKNPATYEAYAPSCVGGRSELVIGKHSGTKAIKLKLGELQLNIPTEETVMKLLEAVKDICTEYRSSLKDDEFARLAAEVIAHERN; encoded by the coding sequence ATGATTCGTATTATAGATAATACTTTAACCGGATTTGATGGAAACCTGCCATCAAAGGAAGAATTGCAAAGATTTTGTAAGTTGCTATTTACTATAGGTGTAGATGCTGTGGAGTTATCCATGGCAGCTTATGAAAAATTGGAAAAATTGCCGGAAGAAGGGAATTATATCCTTCAAATTGATTATGTGGATGATATGCGTAAATATCCGGGATTTTATCGATATACCTGTCGTTTTGAGCAGAACATGGAACACATGATACATGAAGTACAAATAAATGATGCCAGAGAAATTGTCAGGTTAAGAGCTTTACAGCACTGTAAAGAAATACGTATAATTGGTCTTGATGATTTAATGTCTGGGACGTATGAAAAAAGTATGCATGAAATAAAGAAGTTATTACCAAATAGCAGAATAAATTTATGCCCTGAGAATACCTTCCATTGTGCAAGTGCATTGGCAGTGCAATGGCTCCTTCAGTGTGGAAGTGATGTTACCACAAGCTTTGCGGGATTAAAAAACAATGCTGCAACAGAAGAAATTATAATGGCCTTGCGACTGGCTGTTAGACATAAGCCCAATCGGGATTTAACAATATTTCCTGATTTAACCAGATTGTTTGAAGCTATCTCAGGGAGTAGAATTAGTAATAAAAAACCTGTTATTGGCCGGGATATTTTTAAGGTGGAAGCAGGAATTCATGCAGATGGAATCCTTAAAAATCCTGCTACTTATGAAGCGTACGCACCAAGCTGTGTGGGAGGCAGGTCTGAGCTGGTAATCGGAAAACATTCGGGAACTAAAGCCATTAAATTAAAATTGGGGGAGCTTCAATTAAACATACCAACAGAAGAAACCGTAATGAAATTATTAGAAGCGGTCAAGGATATTTGTACCGAGTACCGGTCAAGCCTTAAAGATGATGAATTTGCAAGACTTGCTGCTGAGGTGATTGCCCATGAAAGAAACTAA
- a CDS encoding beta/alpha barrel domain-containing protein, which yields MKETKYIVDTTLRDGEQSPGIALRMEDKVKIAKMLDEIGVYEIEAGVPCVSQKESDSIQEIINNTKKSKISVWSRMNTADVKQSILCKPHILHIGTPVSYIQIYSKLKKNKAWVQKNVLDCVEIAKNNGIDVTVGLEDASRSDIGFILSLIKDLKKAGVDIIRIADTVGILTPSRTKEIIETIKAYSDIEIEMHIHNDLGMAVANSLVGAKAGASYIDCTLFGIGERTGNCNFYDFVHASESIYQFAMNKKQIRRIEDECYPLLKGAL from the coding sequence ATGAAAGAAACTAAATATATCGTTGATACTACCTTGCGGGATGGGGAACAGAGCCCGGGTATTGCTTTGCGGATGGAAGACAAGGTAAAAATTGCCAAGATGCTGGATGAAATCGGTGTCTATGAAATAGAAGCAGGCGTTCCTTGTGTCAGTCAAAAGGAATCAGACAGTATTCAGGAAATAATTAACAATACAAAAAAATCTAAAATATCAGTGTGGAGCAGAATGAATACCGCAGATGTAAAGCAATCCATACTTTGTAAGCCTCATATTCTGCATATTGGCACTCCCGTATCATATATACAGATATACAGTAAGCTTAAAAAGAACAAAGCCTGGGTACAAAAAAATGTTTTGGACTGCGTTGAAATTGCAAAGAATAATGGAATTGATGTAACCGTTGGCTTAGAGGATGCATCCCGATCAGATATTGGGTTTATATTAAGTCTAATCAAGGATTTGAAAAAAGCAGGTGTAGATATTATCCGTATTGCGGATACGGTAGGCATTCTGACCCCTTCCAGAACAAAAGAGATTATAGAAACCATAAAGGCATATTCAGATATTGAGATAGAAATGCATATACATAATGATTTAGGAATGGCTGTGGCTAATTCTCTTGTTGGGGCAAAAGCAGGTGCATCATATATTGATTGTACCTTATTTGGAATTGGAGAGAGGACAGGTAATTGTAACTTTTATGATTTTGTGCATGCCAGTGAATCCATATATCAATTTGCCATGAACAAAAAGCAAATCCGGCGAATTGAAGACGAATGCTATCCCCTCTTAAAAGGGGCATTATAA
- the nifE gene encoding nitrogenase iron-molybdenum cofactor biosynthesis protein NifE: protein MENARVLEERKEFILHKSDGGCGGNGMKCDANSVSGAVSQRACVYCGARVVLNPITDAFHIVHGPIGCASYTWDIRGSLSSGEDLYRNSFSTDLRESDIIFGGEKKLAAAIEEIAEKYHPKLIFVYATCIVGVIGDDVNAVCKGMSEKYNMRVIPVKSPGFSGNKSVGYKMACNAIMELISKHNQPKQEGVNILGDFNLAGELWIIEDYLAKLGIQVVSTFTGDSSYESLLKSPGARLNIVQCAGSSTYLANRMEEEMGIPYIKVSFFGIEDTTNSLIRIAEALNNTEAKEKALAFTKKETEKLQEFLAKYRKNLEGKKAAIYVGGGFKAISLIRQFQLMGMETVVVGTQTGKKDDYEIIESLVGSNTVILDDTNPAELEKFMKAKNADILVGGVKERPLAYKLGIAFCDHNHERKHPLCGFDGVVNFIKEINRSINNPVWKYMKVEG from the coding sequence ATGGAAAATGCAAGAGTTTTAGAGGAAAGAAAAGAGTTCATTTTACACAAAAGTGATGGCGGGTGCGGCGGAAACGGCATGAAATGTGACGCAAACAGTGTCTCCGGTGCTGTCAGTCAAAGGGCTTGTGTATATTGCGGTGCCCGTGTAGTTCTTAATCCTATAACGGATGCTTTTCATATTGTGCATGGGCCCATCGGTTGTGCTAGTTATACATGGGATATCAGAGGAAGTTTATCCAGTGGTGAAGATTTATACCGAAACAGTTTTTCCACTGACTTACGGGAATCAGATATAATCTTTGGCGGAGAAAAAAAGCTTGCGGCGGCAATTGAGGAAATAGCAGAAAAATATCACCCTAAGTTAATTTTCGTTTATGCGACTTGTATTGTGGGTGTGATTGGAGATGATGTAAATGCAGTCTGTAAAGGTATGTCTGAAAAATATAATATGAGAGTTATTCCTGTTAAATCCCCCGGATTTTCCGGAAATAAATCGGTAGGCTATAAAATGGCCTGTAATGCTATAATGGAGTTGATATCAAAACATAATCAACCTAAGCAGGAGGGGGTCAATATCTTGGGAGATTTTAATTTGGCAGGTGAGCTGTGGATTATTGAGGATTATCTTGCAAAGCTTGGAATTCAGGTGGTCTCGACCTTTACTGGAGATTCCAGTTATGAGAGCTTACTTAAGTCGCCAGGTGCCAGGTTAAATATTGTTCAATGTGCTGGCTCCAGTACCTATCTGGCAAACCGAATGGAAGAAGAAATGGGAATTCCTTATATTAAAGTAAGCTTCTTTGGCATTGAGGATACTACGAACTCCCTTATTCGGATTGCAGAAGCACTAAACAATACGGAAGCAAAAGAAAAAGCACTTGCCTTTACAAAGAAGGAGACAGAAAAGCTACAGGAGTTCTTAGCTAAATATAGAAAGAATCTTGAAGGAAAGAAAGCGGCTATTTATGTCGGCGGAGGCTTTAAGGCTATTTCTTTGATTCGTCAATTTCAGTTAATGGGAATGGAGACAGTAGTAGTCGGAACACAGACTGGTAAAAAGGATGATTATGAAATCATTGAAAGCTTGGTTGGCAGTAATACAGTTATACTAGATGATACCAATCCGGCAGAACTTGAAAAGTTTATGAAGGCAAAGAATGCAGACATATTGGTAGGAGGCGTGAAGGAAAGACCTTTAGCCTATAAGCTGGGGATTGCTTTTTGTGACCATAACCATGAAAGAAAGCATCCTTTATGCGGGTTTGACGGAGTTGTGAATTTTATAAAGGAAATTAATAGGAGTATCAATAATCCGGTGTGGAAATATATGAAGGTGGAAGGTTGA
- a CDS encoding V-type ATP synthase subunit I gives MAVLQMQRICICALKENRKPILELLQRQGVIEICDIMPEDSVFKKSNVSVAENLLLKNVAAAKDALVVLDTYAPEKKSMLSSLNGRAEVMVQSYDTFTEKYSAVVHTVNRILALVKSVAENKAEIIKLESQAEMLSPWSTLDIPLNFNGTKSTGSFIGTLPGAWTLEMIYESLADLTPINVEIISDSKEQTCIFVLCTKDKLDFVSESLRAIGFSYPNSTVDKKTAEQLKNIETQINVLKKDITIAQEEIISYVKDRNDIRFLEDYETMRTEKYEVISHLLQSKKVFILTGYIPKVEAENITNLLNSKFELSIELEEPQEDEDVPVLLKNNSFSNPLEGTVEAFSPPGKGDIDPTFIMSLFYYLLFGLMLSDAGYGALMALGCAFALLKFRSRMEEGMKKTLRMYLFCGISTVFWGVMFGSYFGDLLDVVTENFFGNKITIPPLWFIPVNEPMRMLVFSMLLGIIHLFAGLIIKLYLCIKKKDIQGAVYDVIFWLVLLTSSIFMLLTTQMIGDIFSIRLELPAAVTSVLSWLAIISAAGIVLTNGRESKNPFKRFLKGAYALYGISGYLSDVLSYSRLLALGLATGVICNVINKMAGMASGGPVGIIFFILIVVVGHTMNLGINALGAYVHTNRLQYVEFFGKFYDGGGRMFKAFSAKTKYFKFKENTTNGNV, from the coding sequence ATGGCAGTGCTGCAAATGCAGCGAATTTGTATATGTGCACTTAAGGAGAATCGAAAACCTATTCTGGAATTATTACAACGCCAGGGAGTCATTGAAATATGTGACATCATGCCGGAGGATAGTGTATTCAAAAAATCCAATGTAAGCGTAGCAGAAAACCTGTTATTAAAGAATGTAGCGGCAGCTAAGGATGCTTTAGTGGTATTAGATACTTATGCCCCTGAAAAGAAATCAATGCTTTCATCCTTAAATGGCAGAGCTGAAGTGATGGTACAGTCGTATGATACATTTACTGAAAAGTATAGTGCAGTTGTGCATACAGTAAACCGTATACTGGCTCTTGTAAAAAGTGTTGCTGAAAATAAAGCTGAAATAATAAAGCTTGAATCACAGGCTGAAATGCTATCCCCTTGGAGTACACTTGATATACCGCTTAATTTTAACGGTACAAAGTCAACAGGTAGTTTTATTGGTACTTTACCAGGTGCCTGGACATTAGAAATGATTTATGAGTCCTTGGCTGATTTGACTCCTATCAACGTGGAAATTATCAGTGATTCCAAAGAGCAGACTTGTATTTTTGTACTTTGTACAAAAGATAAGTTAGATTTCGTATCAGAATCATTAAGAGCTATTGGTTTCTCCTATCCAAATTCAACTGTAGATAAGAAAACAGCGGAGCAATTAAAAAATATTGAAACGCAGATTAATGTATTAAAGAAAGATATTACAATAGCGCAAGAAGAAATTATATCTTATGTAAAGGACAGGAATGATATTCGCTTTTTAGAAGATTATGAAACAATGCGAACCGAGAAATATGAAGTTATCAGTCATTTGCTTCAGTCCAAAAAAGTATTTATTTTAACCGGATACATTCCAAAAGTTGAAGCTGAGAATATAACAAACCTCTTAAACAGTAAGTTTGAACTTTCCATTGAGTTAGAAGAACCCCAAGAAGATGAAGATGTTCCGGTTTTACTTAAAAACAATAGTTTTAGTAACCCTTTAGAAGGAACTGTTGAAGCCTTTAGTCCTCCGGGAAAAGGTGATATAGACCCTACTTTTATAATGTCTTTATTTTATTATTTACTCTTTGGTCTTATGCTTTCAGATGCGGGATATGGAGCTTTAATGGCACTAGGATGTGCCTTTGCATTACTTAAGTTCCGTTCAAGGATGGAAGAGGGCATGAAGAAAACCCTTAGAATGTATTTGTTTTGTGGGATCTCCACTGTTTTCTGGGGTGTTATGTTTGGAAGTTATTTTGGCGACCTGCTAGATGTGGTGACTGAAAATTTCTTTGGAAACAAAATAACAATACCACCTCTATGGTTTATACCTGTAAATGAGCCAATGCGTATGCTTGTTTTTTCCATGCTTCTAGGTATTATTCATCTTTTTGCAGGACTTATTATTAAGCTTTATCTTTGTATCAAGAAAAAAGATATTCAGGGAGCTGTTTATGATGTAATTTTCTGGTTGGTGTTATTGACCAGTTCCATTTTTATGTTATTAACAACACAGATGATTGGTGATATATTCTCAATTCGTTTGGAACTTCCAGCAGCGGTTACTTCAGTATTAAGCTGGCTGGCAATCATTTCAGCTGCTGGTATTGTATTAACTAATGGCAGAGAATCCAAAAACCCCTTTAAACGTTTCTTAAAAGGGGCATATGCACTATATGGCATCTCTGGATATTTGAGTGATGTTTTATCTTATTCAAGGCTTCTAGCACTTGGACTTGCAACAGGCGTAATCTGTAATGTAATTAATAAAATGGCTGGAATGGCGTCGGGTGGTCCGGTTGGCATCATCTTTTTTATTCTCATTGTTGTGGTTGGACATACAATGAATTTAGGAATCAACGCTTTAGGAGCCTATGTGCATACAAATCGTTTGCAATATGTGGAATTTTTTGGTAAGTTTTATGATGGTGGCGGGCGTATGTTCAAAGCATTCAGTGCTAAAACAAAATATTTTAAATTCAAGGAGAACACTACAAATGGAAATGTTTAA